The Pseudogulbenkiania sp. MAI-1 sequence AGCCTGTCCGGGGTGAGCCTGCCGCAGGCGATCGGCGCCTTCGTGTTCTCGGCCGGGCTGATCACGCTGTCCGGTGTTACCGGCCTGTTCGAGCGCGCCATCAGCCGCATTCCGCTGCCGATGGCGGCGGCGATGCTGGCCGGCATCCTGGTCAAGTTCGGCATGAACGTGTTCGGCGCGATGCAGGCCAATCTGGTGCTGGTGCTGCCGATGTTCGTCGCCTACCTGATGCTCAAACGCCTATTACCGCGCTACGCCGTGGTGCTGGTGCTGCTGCTGGGCGGGCTGATCGCGGCGGGGCAGGGCGGGCTGCATTTGGACGGGCTGGCGCTGGAACTGGCGACGCCGCTGTGGACCACGCCGCAGTTCGCGCCCGGCGTGCTGCTCGGCGTCGGGCTGCCGCTGTTCGTGGTGACCATGGCCTCGCAGAACGTGCCGGGCGTGGCGGTGCTGCACTCGGCGGGCTACCGTCCGCCGATCTCGGCGCTGATGACCGGCACCGGTCTGGTCAACCTGCTGTTGGCGCCGTTCGGCTGCTTCGCCGTCAACCTGGCGGCGATCACCGCCGCGCTGTGCATGAGCCGCGAGGCGCACGAGGACCCGGCGCGGCGCTACCTCGCCAGCGTGGCGGCCGGCAGCTTCTACCTGCTGCTCGGCGTGTTCGGCGCCACCGTCGGCGCCTTGTTCGCGGCCTTTCCCCAGGAGCTGGTGCTGGCCATCGCCGGGCTGGCGCTGTTCGGCACCATCGCCGGCGGCTTGACCACGGCGATGAGGGACGACGCCGAGCGCGAACCGGCGCTGATCACCTTTCTGATCACCGCCTCGGGGGTGACGCTGTTCGGCGTCGGTTCGGCGTTCTGGGGCTTGGTGGGCGGCACGCTGGCGCTGGTGGTGCTGAACGCCCGGCGCGGCTAGCGGTTGGGGGCTTCGGTCGGGTGGAAGGGGCAGGGCTTGCTATAGTTTCAGGGTCAGCGGGCGAACGAGAGGGCATGCTCGCCCGACCGGCATCGCATCCCCGTCAGCAGCAGCAGGAGGCCACCATGTACCCGACCCTACGCGACGTCATCCTCGACAAGGCGCTGGAACTGGGCGAGGCCAAGGGCTGGGAGGCGGTGCGGCTCTACGACGTGGCCACGGCGCTGGGCATCACCCTCGACGAGCTGCGTCAGTGTTACCGCCAGAAGGATGAGCTGGCCGAGGCCTGGCTCGACCGTGCCGACGCCGCCATGCTCCGGACGGGGGCCGATCCTGCCATCGCCGCTTTGCCGGTGCCGCAGCGCCTGACCGGACTCCTGATGGCCTGGCTCGGTTCCCTTGCCCGGCACAAGGCCGTCACCGTCGGCATGCTGGGCTACAAGGCCGAGTTCGGCCATATCCATCTGCAGGCCGCCGCCCTGCTGCGCGTGAGCCGCACCGTGCAATGGCTGCGCGAAGCGGCGCAGCTGGAGGCGAGCGGGCCGGCACGCATCGTCGAGGAGGTGGGACTGAGCAGCCTGTTCCTGGCAACGTGCGGCTACTGGTTGCTGGATCGCAGCGCCGATCAGGCCGATACTCGTGCCTTCCTTGAGCGTCAGCTGGCCTGCGCCGATCGCTTGGGCTGCTGGCGCTGATGGACACCGTCAGCCACGCCTTGCTGGGTGCGGTGCTGGGCGGGGCGGTGACGCGCCAGGCCGAGCGCCGCGTCGCGATGATGGTGGGGGCGCTGGCGGCGGCGTTTCCCGACGTCGACTTCGCACTGTTGCCGCTCGATCCCTATCGTTTCCATACCGAATGGCATCGCGGGCCCACCCATTCGCTGGTGTTGCTGCCGCTGTGGGCGGCGTTGCTGGCCTGGCTGCTACGCCGCCGCAGCGGGCTGCCGTTCCCCCGCCTCGCCGCGCTGTGCGCGCTGGCGCTGGCGTCGCACATCGGCTCGGACTGGATCACCGCCTACGGCATCCAGTTGTTCTATCCCTTGTCCCGCTACCGTGCCGGTGCGAGCCTGATTTTCGTGATCGACCCATGGTTCAGCGCTATCGTCGGCCTCGGCGCGCTGTTGGCGTGGTATTGGCGTACCGCCGCCTGGCTGGCGCTTGCCGGGCTGGCGGGCTACCTCGGCTGGCTGGCACAGCTCAAGGGCGAGGTGCTGGCGCAGGGGCGGGCAGTGTTGCGGGTGCAGGGGTTGGCCGACGCGCAGCTGGCGGCCTATCCCCAGCCGCTGTCGCCGCGCCATTGGTTGCTGATCGCGCAGCGCGGCGACCGCTACCACCTCGCCCGCGTGAGGCTGGACACCCGGGCCGGCGGCGTGCTGTGGCCGGGGCTGAGCGAGGCTTACCGCCCACTCGGTCAATGGCGCTGGCAGAGTCTGCCGCGCTTCGGCTCGGCCGAGGCGTACATGCTGTGGCAGCTCCCGCAGCTGGAACCGTTCCGCCGCTTCGCCGCCCATCCCTATGTGTACCGTCGCGACGCGGACGGCGCCTGCTACTGGTACAGCGACCTGGTGTTCACGCTGCCGGGGCAGACCCCGCCGTTCCGCTATGGCGTGTGCCGTGATGGTCGGGAGAGCTGGCGCCTGGCCGGGCTGAGGATGGGCAGTGTGAACGAACGTTACTGGGTGGAGTGAGCGGGGACTATAGTGCTTGCAAGATGGCTGGTGGAGGCCGGCCGTGACATCGGCTAAGGCGCGGGGAGGGAGCACGTGATCGAGCTGAAAACGATCCGGCACAATTCGCCGGAGTAC is a genomic window containing:
- a CDS encoding benzoate/H(+) symporter BenE family transporter, giving the protein MLTRQDLPALTAGFVTVLVGYTSSAAIVFQAARSAGANPAEISSWLMALGLAMGLTCIGLSLRYKVPVVTAWSTPGAALLITSLSGVSLPQAIGAFVFSAGLITLSGVTGLFERAISRIPLPMAAAMLAGILVKFGMNVFGAMQANLVLVLPMFVAYLMLKRLLPRYAVVLVLLLGGLIAAGQGGLHLDGLALELATPLWTTPQFAPGVLLGVGLPLFVVTMASQNVPGVAVLHSAGYRPPISALMTGTGLVNLLLAPFGCFAVNLAAITAALCMSREAHEDPARRYLASVAAGSFYLLLGVFGATVGALFAAFPQELVLAIAGLALFGTIAGGLTTAMRDDAEREPALITFLITASGVTLFGVGSAFWGLVGGTLALVVLNARRG
- a CDS encoding metal-dependent hydrolase, which translates into the protein MDTVSHALLGAVLGGAVTRQAERRVAMMVGALAAAFPDVDFALLPLDPYRFHTEWHRGPTHSLVLLPLWAALLAWLLRRRSGLPFPRLAALCALALASHIGSDWITAYGIQLFYPLSRYRAGASLIFVIDPWFSAIVGLGALLAWYWRTAAWLALAGLAGYLGWLAQLKGEVLAQGRAVLRVQGLADAQLAAYPQPLSPRHWLLIAQRGDRYHLARVRLDTRAGGVLWPGLSEAYRPLGQWRWQSLPRFGSAEAYMLWQLPQLEPFRRFAAHPYVYRRDADGACYWYSDLVFTLPGQTPPFRYGVCRDGRESWRLAGLRMGSVNERYWVE